One genomic window of Cololabis saira isolate AMF1-May2022 chromosome 3, fColSai1.1, whole genome shotgun sequence includes the following:
- the onecutl gene encoding one cut domain, family member, like translates to MDGGLGEMSLHHSELAHSQDGRAMLHSRDLSAAFPRPSLGGSSMSLEPEARPSGFDHSMSALGYSGDSPSSSSSTYTTLTPLQPFDDKFHHHHHHHHPCLPVSNVIGSFTLMREDRGLSANFYNPYGKELAMSQSLSPPSAGAGLGSSMHGYGSPNGNGAQMLHGGYDVHGGSLFCRASDFGREMSPPGLGVGDVSVGHQLNKMEAHQHTPGHHSHLYSQHYQPHHHPGQQAAKMGEHLHSSSSAASSPGEGVLPGSQGGGGGGEEINTRDVAQRIITELKRYSIPQAIFAERVLCRSQGTLSDLLRNPKPWGKLKSGRETFKRMSRWLQEPEFQRMASLRLEACKRKEQEQSKLERNQGPKRTRLVFTDLQRRTLMAIFRENHRPTKELQVTISQQLGLELSTVSNFFMNARRRNLNKWIDEGRPSSTGSSGSSVSSSAVSCSTA, encoded by the exons ATGGATGGAGGTCTAGGGGAGATGTCCCTCCACCACTCCGAGCTGGCCCACAGCCAGGACGGCAGGGCCATGCTGCACTCGCGGGACCTCTCCGCCGCCTTCCCCAGGCCCTCCCTCGGGGGCTCCAGCATGTCCCTGGAACCCGAGGCCCGTCCGTCGGGCTTCGACCACTCCATGTCGGCGCTGGGCTACAGCGGCGACTCCCcgtccagctccagcagcacctacACCACCCTGACACCCCTGCAGCCCTTCGACGACaagttccaccaccaccaccaccaccaccacccctgcCTGCCCGTCAGCAACGTCATCGGCAGCTTCACCCTCATGCGGGAGGACCGAGGCCTGAGCGCCAACTTCTACAACCCGTACGGGAAGGAGCTGGCCATGTCTCAAAGCCTGTCCCCCCCGTCGGCGGGCGCGGGCCTGGGCTCCTCCATGCACGGCTACGGGAGCCCCAACGGCAACGGCGCCCAGATGCTCCACGGCGGCTACGACGTCCACGGAGGGAGCCTCTTCTGCCGGGCGTCGGATTTCGGCCGGGAGATGTCCCCGCCGGGCCTGGGGGTGGGCGACGTGTCGGTGGGGCACCAGCTGAACAAGATGGAGGCTCACCAGCACACCCCCGGCCACCACTCCCACCTCTACAGCCAGCACTACCAGCCCCACCACCACCCGGGCCAGCAGGCCGCCAAGATGGGCGAGCACCTGCACTCGTCCTCGTCCGCCGCGTCCTCGCCCGGCGAGGGTGTGCTGCCGGGCTCGcagggcggcggcggcggcggggaGGAGATCAACACCAGGGACGTGGCCCAGAGGATCATCACCGAGCTGAAGAGGTACAGCATCCCCCAGGCCATCTTCGCCGAGAGGGTGCTGTGCCGGTCGCAGGGCACCCTGTCCGACCTCCTGAGGAACCCCAAGCCCTGGGGCAAGCTCAAGTCCGGCCGCGAGACCTTCAAGAGGATGTCCCGCTGGCTCCAGGAGCCCGAATTTCAAAGAATGGCCTCACTGCGGCTGGAGG CCTGCAAGCGTAAAGAGCAGGAACAGAGCAAGCTGGAACGGAACCAAGGCCCCAAGCGCACCAGGCTGGTGTTCACGGACCTGCAGCGCCGCACGCTCATGGCCATCTTCAGGGAGAACCACCGCCCCACCAAAGAGCTGCAGGTCACCATCTCCCAGCAGCTGGGCCTGGAGCTCTCCACGGTCAGCAACTTCTTCATGAACGCCCGCCGACGCAACCTGAACAAGTGGATCGACGAGGGCCGCCCCTCTTCCACCGGCTCCTCGGGCTCCAGCGTTTCCTCCTCCGCAGTGTCCTGCAGCACTGCGTGA